In Allomuricauda ruestringensis DSM 13258, the following proteins share a genomic window:
- the rpsU gene encoding 30S ribosomal protein S21 produces the protein MLKIEVKPGESIERALKRYKRKYRNTKRLDQIRSRQEYTKKSVERRKTLKKAQYKEQFLNEQEDQ, from the coding sequence ATGCTAAAAATTGAAGTTAAGCCAGGCGAAAGTATTGAAAGGGCTCTAAAACGCTACAAAAGAAAATATAGAAACACCAAGCGTTTGGACCAAATACGAAGCCGTCAAGAATACACCAAAAAATCAGTAGAACGCCGTAAAACATTAAAAAAGGCACAATACAAGGAACAATTCCTGAACGAACAGGAAGACCAGTAA
- a CDS encoding toxin-antitoxin system YwqK family antitoxin: MKKSILLLLLLLTIGVQGQDAVTLLKFEEAEKAFNSGDFKTVLEKLDEVEAMAQPTSKTLYLRIASLNHLFDGDKLFNNPEQYELLEGLRDYVNTYLEAMGNYELDDRFREVYQIGEDLKNYPENRAAWEKWNQEEDNRRNPKEYYPSGALKSITKTKEGSKTVAWQAYYENGQLKEEGEKDGEKKIGPWKHYHENGQLAAQGTYWDGGKITGKIGKWYYYYDNGKTKEIAHYKSVSYTSGRVRSHLWGPYRSWYENGQLREQGTYKEEVTLLLGTGYNEDNNKKTGVWKEYYENGQLKLKEGHGDQYVYEAYYKSGQLKAIKEYVKVNRKILLRELRTYYEDGDLKSTKKYSLLSDSNKASWEAYHSNGQLKEEGKYKYGDKHGKWSYYDQNGNLIKEERL, encoded by the coding sequence ATGAAAAAAAGTATTCTCTTATTATTGCTATTATTAACCATTGGCGTGCAGGGGCAGGATGCCGTTACATTGCTCAAATTTGAAGAAGCCGAAAAGGCCTTTAACTCCGGTGATTTTAAAACGGTATTGGAAAAGTTGGACGAAGTGGAGGCCATGGCGCAACCCACATCAAAAACCCTTTATTTAAGAATTGCTTCCCTCAACCATTTGTTTGATGGGGACAAGCTTTTCAACAACCCGGAACAATACGAGCTTTTGGAAGGACTTAGGGATTATGTAAATACCTATTTGGAAGCTATGGGCAATTATGAACTGGATGATAGGTTTAGGGAAGTGTACCAAATTGGGGAAGACCTAAAAAACTATCCCGAGAACAGAGCGGCCTGGGAGAAGTGGAACCAAGAGGAGGACAACAGAAGAAACCCGAAAGAGTACTACCCCAGTGGCGCGTTAAAGTCGATAACCAAAACAAAGGAAGGTTCCAAGACCGTTGCTTGGCAGGCCTATTATGAAAATGGCCAACTAAAAGAAGAAGGAGAAAAGGACGGAGAGAAAAAAATAGGTCCATGGAAACATTACCACGAAAATGGACAACTGGCCGCCCAAGGAACCTACTGGGATGGAGGAAAGATTACTGGTAAAATAGGAAAATGGTACTATTATTATGATAATGGAAAAACCAAAGAAATAGCCCACTACAAGTCGGTATCCTATACCAGTGGAAGGGTTCGGTCACATTTATGGGGGCCATACAGAAGTTGGTACGAAAATGGACAGCTAAGGGAGCAGGGTACTTATAAAGAAGAGGTTACATTATTACTTGGTACGGGCTATAATGAAGACAACAATAAGAAAACCGGTGTGTGGAAGGAATATTACGAGAATGGCCAACTCAAACTAAAAGAGGGTCATGGTGACCAGTATGTTTATGAAGCCTACTACAAAAGCGGACAACTAAAGGCCATAAAAGAGTATGTAAAGGTGAACCGAAAAATACTGCTAAGAGAATTGAGAACCTATTATGAAGACGGTGATTTGAAGTCGACAAAAAAATATAGTCTATTAAGCGATAGCAATAAAGCCAGTTGGGAAGCATATCATTCCAACGGTCAACTTAAAGAAGAGGGGAAATATAAATATGGCGACAAACATGGTAAATGGAGCTATTATGACCAAAATGGAAACTTAATAAAGGAAGAAAGATTATAG
- a CDS encoding YegP family protein: MGKFEIKTDKAGKFRFNLKAGNGQVILSSQGYSSKSACENGIESVRTHSQDDGNFERNTAKDGSPYFNLKASNGQVIGNSEMYSSESAMENGVSSVKKNAPSASVEEVSE; this comes from the coding sequence ATGGGAAAATTTGAGATTAAAACGGATAAAGCTGGTAAGTTTAGGTTTAATTTAAAAGCTGGAAACGGCCAAGTTATTTTAAGCAGTCAAGGGTACTCCTCCAAATCTGCCTGCGAAAATGGCATCGAGTCTGTAAGAACTCATTCACAGGACGATGGAAATTTTGAAAGAAACACCGCAAAGGATGGAAGCCCGTACTTCAACCTTAAAGCATCCAACGGTCAAGTTATCGGCAATAGTGAAATGTATTCCAGTGAATCTGCCATGGAAAATGGTGTTTCTTCAGTTAAAAAGAATGCACCAAGTGCATCGGTAGAGGAAGTCTCCGAATAA
- a CDS encoding glutamate-5-semialdehyde dehydrogenase codes for MKLLKTDLKNKVLQDMERILDQNREELLQANKKDLDAFNRDDQALYDRLVVDQKKVDQMIQAVKEVRLQDDPVNKEISTRELDNGLKIINRTAPFGTIMIIYESRPDVTVEAAVLAFKANNKILLKGGKEAYHSNKALVKFWHQALSENGLLEDFIQFLEMDRTQTQDFLRNPDQDLDLIVPRGGERLIAFVKEHAKCAVLISGRGNNFLYVHKEADWEKSLKVILNAKTHKISACNALDKVLMDTQIDGYEDKLKELKQVLTANNVSILVDDQVKKVLKDEEIIPDPSVWQEEFLAMKCVIGAVNNIDEAVEKINKNSGGHSASIMTENNDVAKTFMENVDCAAVYQNASTRFTDGGQMGVGAELAISTDKLHHRGPLGLNQLVTNKYYVFGDGQIRV; via the coding sequence ATGAAGTTATTAAAAACAGATTTAAAAAATAAAGTATTACAAGATATGGAGCGTATTCTCGATCAAAACCGAGAAGAATTGCTCCAAGCTAACAAAAAGGACCTTGACGCATTTAACCGCGACGACCAAGCATTGTACGATCGTTTGGTCGTAGATCAAAAGAAGGTGGATCAAATGATTCAGGCCGTAAAAGAAGTTCGCTTGCAAGATGACCCCGTGAACAAGGAAATCTCTACAAGAGAGCTCGACAATGGGCTAAAAATCATCAACCGTACAGCGCCTTTTGGCACCATAATGATCATCTACGAATCACGTCCGGATGTAACCGTCGAGGCTGCCGTTCTAGCTTTCAAGGCCAACAACAAAATATTGCTAAAAGGAGGTAAAGAAGCCTACCATAGCAATAAGGCCCTTGTAAAGTTTTGGCACCAAGCCTTGTCCGAAAACGGATTACTGGAGGATTTTATCCAGTTCTTGGAAATGGACAGGACACAAACTCAGGACTTTTTAAGGAATCCAGACCAGGATTTGGACCTTATTGTCCCCCGTGGAGGAGAACGTTTGATCGCCTTTGTAAAGGAACATGCCAAATGTGCCGTTTTGATAAGCGGTAGAGGAAACAATTTCCTATATGTGCACAAGGAAGCCGATTGGGAAAAGAGCTTAAAAGTAATCTTGAACGCAAAAACCCATAAAATCTCTGCCTGTAACGCATTGGATAAAGTTTTGATGGATACCCAAATTGATGGTTATGAGGACAAGCTCAAGGAATTGAAGCAGGTACTCACCGCCAACAACGTATCCATTTTGGTAGATGATCAAGTCAAAAAAGTGTTGAAGGATGAGGAAATCATTCCAGATCCTTCCGTTTGGCAAGAAGAGTTTTTGGCTATGAAGTGTGTTATCGGTGCTGTCAACAATATTGATGAAGCCGTGGAGAAAATCAACAAAAACTCTGGCGGGCACTCTGCCTCCATAATGACAGAAAACAATGATGTGGCAAAAACCTTTATGGAAAATGTGGACTGTGCAGCAGTGTACCAAAACGCCTCTACCCGATTTACCGATGGTGGACAAATGGGCGTGGGTGCAGAGCTCGCCATCAGTACGGACAAATTGCACCACCGAGGACCATTGGGTCTAAATCAATTGGTCACCAACAAATACTATGTATTTGGAGACGGTCAGATCAGGGTGTAA
- a CDS encoding GNAT family N-acetyltransferase, translated as MVIKTYDAYTRLSTMEANRFANFLFDHQEGKKAEKKAIRKAIQYSTKDIPGLGGYVFAMEEKNEILGLAVVNKTGMGDYIPENFLVFFVIHRDYRGNDIEQKLLDYTLQYCKGDVAIHITSENQYPNKKFFEEKGFNATHLEMRLNR; from the coding sequence ATGGTAATCAAGACCTACGATGCCTATACTAGACTTTCTACCATGGAAGCAAATCGGTTTGCCAACTTTCTTTTTGACCATCAAGAGGGAAAAAAGGCAGAGAAAAAAGCCATCAGAAAAGCTATTCAGTATTCCACCAAAGACATTCCCGGATTGGGGGGATATGTTTTTGCCATGGAAGAAAAAAATGAGATTCTAGGTTTAGCTGTTGTGAACAAAACCGGTATGGGAGACTATATCCCCGAAAACTTTCTTGTATTCTTTGTAATACACAGAGATTATAGGGGTAACGACATCGAACAGAAACTATTGGACTATACGCTCCAATATTGCAAAGGGGACGTTGCCATTCACATTACCAGTGAAAACCAATATCCGAACAAAAAATTTTTCGAAGAAAAAGGGTTCAATGCAACCCATTTAGAAATGAGATTGAACAGATAA
- a CDS encoding LuxR C-terminal-related transcriptional regulator, which produces MDPNLVPVFQAWKKGYKDRIKKPSRFKIPTNLVRMAALFTPGRFYFYIINTFNFELEYVSPGVADLLGIDPEKTTMDLLLDMALPEVIPTIAQKEAATSDFFNRFLTKEERLHYKYVYTYPYRNHRGEKRDMMIQVSPLSLSKDGATQHHLGIHTDITHLGVQHNDTVSYFSIDEGKNYLNVSADKGVFNPSMGREVRNGIAQSLTKREREIAKLLAKGLNDTEIAEELKIAFLTVRTHRRNMLKKTKCKNSVELVSLCLMGGII; this is translated from the coding sequence ATGGACCCAAATCTTGTTCCTGTATTCCAGGCTTGGAAAAAGGGATATAAAGACCGCATAAAAAAGCCTTCTCGGTTTAAAATCCCGACAAACTTGGTGCGCATGGCCGCACTTTTTACGCCAGGCCGGTTTTATTTCTACATTATTAACACTTTTAACTTTGAGTTGGAATATGTTTCCCCTGGAGTTGCGGATTTGTTGGGTATAGACCCAGAGAAAACCACTATGGACCTGTTGTTGGACATGGCCTTGCCCGAGGTTATTCCTACCATTGCCCAAAAGGAAGCGGCCACCAGCGATTTTTTTAATCGTTTTCTCACCAAGGAGGAACGTTTACATTATAAATACGTGTACACCTATCCCTATAGAAACCATCGAGGTGAAAAACGTGATATGATGATACAGGTATCGCCATTGTCACTTTCCAAAGACGGGGCAACACAGCACCATCTGGGCATACATACCGATATTACCCACCTTGGCGTTCAGCACAATGATACAGTGTCCTATTTCAGCATTGATGAGGGGAAAAATTACTTGAACGTTTCTGCAGACAAAGGTGTTTTTAATCCCAGTATGGGAAGGGAGGTACGCAATGGAATAGCTCAATCCCTCACCAAAAGGGAAAGGGAAATAGCCAAGCTTTTGGCCAAGGGCCTAAACGACACGGAAATTGCGGAGGAGTTGAAGATAGCTTTTCTTACTGTCCGTACACATAGAAGGAACATGCTCAAGAAAACCAAGTGCAAAAATAGCGTGGAGTTGGTATCCCTATGTCTTATGGGCGGGATAATTTAA
- the proC gene encoding pyrroline-5-carboxylate reductase, producing the protein MKVLVIGAGNMGLTYATGMSKSKLLKKRNIMVLDKSKEKLEEVGKIAYFDAIDKIEDCVPQADIIFLAVKPYHAEELFQRMKKLVNPEQLFISIMAGVTINYIQEALGIKKVVRAMPNLPAQVGKGLTSYVSADEVSRLELFMVESLLDTTGKSLRVKNEKFIDASTGISGSGPAYVFYFMQSMMEAALQMGFSENVSKVLVSQTFTGAVELFNQNNLNPDTWMEMVASKGGTTRAALDSMEDNNVNELIKEAAFAAFGRAVELGEEY; encoded by the coding sequence ATGAAAGTATTGGTTATTGGCGCAGGTAACATGGGGCTTACCTATGCCACAGGTATGTCTAAATCCAAATTGTTGAAGAAACGCAACATTATGGTGCTGGACAAGTCAAAAGAAAAATTGGAAGAAGTAGGAAAAATTGCCTATTTCGATGCCATTGACAAAATCGAAGATTGTGTTCCACAGGCAGACATCATCTTTTTGGCAGTAAAACCCTACCATGCCGAAGAACTCTTCCAACGCATGAAAAAATTGGTGAATCCGGAACAATTGTTCATTTCCATTATGGCGGGAGTCACCATAAACTATATTCAAGAAGCTTTAGGAATCAAGAAAGTGGTAAGGGCAATGCCCAATTTGCCGGCACAGGTTGGCAAAGGGCTAACCAGCTATGTTTCTGCAGATGAAGTTTCCAGATTGGAATTATTTATGGTAGAAAGCTTATTGGACACTACTGGAAAATCACTCCGAGTGAAAAATGAGAAATTCATTGATGCATCCACCGGAATATCCGGAAGTGGACCTGCATACGTTTTTTACTTTATGCAAAGCATGATGGAGGCCGCCCTACAAATGGGCTTCTCCGAAAATGTGTCCAAAGTATTGGTGAGCCAAACCTTTACCGGTGCGGTAGAGTTGTTCAACCAAAACAACCTAAATCCCGATACCTGGATGGAAATGGTAGCCTCTAAAGGAGGAACAACCAGAGCCGCCTTGGACTCCATGGAAGATAACAATGTAAACGAATTAATCAAAGAAGCCGCCTTCGCAGCATTTGGCAGAGCTGTGGAACTGGGCGAAGAATACTAA
- a CDS encoding heparan-alpha-glucosaminide N-acetyltransferase domain-containing protein — protein sequence MKNEITASSHDQLRTERLYFIDALRAWAILMMLQGHFVSSLLADTYREEGSSLFFIWSYLRGVTAPVFFTVSGFIFTYLLLKRYGMGWSNPRVKKGLKRGGLLIVIGYVLQIRFGRLWEGSINPNFDIVHVLQCLGLSIILIIILYLISYRFKTYVLQILLGSITILLFLSSATFGQWEYNFLPEVISNYFTRANGSVFTIVPWFGFATAGACISGFFHYNLNKQGFYKKALLATLAIAALLIFQSYEFIRDVENLTNLQFFKSALGKSYLFARLGVVLLVFAIFMLLRNLLNHKIVLDIGRHTLAIYVVHSIILYGSITGYGLSRYYYHSLSLSQAIIGAVCFVFLISFLVLMVYKRVKQPIS from the coding sequence TTGAAAAATGAAATAACGGCCTCATCACATGATCAATTAAGAACCGAACGGTTATACTTTATAGATGCACTGCGTGCATGGGCTATATTGATGATGTTACAGGGACATTTTGTGTCCTCGTTGTTGGCAGACACTTATCGAGAAGAAGGAAGTTCACTCTTTTTTATTTGGAGTTACCTTAGGGGCGTGACAGCCCCTGTGTTCTTTACCGTATCAGGATTTATATTCACCTATCTGCTACTCAAGAGATATGGGATGGGATGGTCAAATCCCCGGGTAAAAAAAGGGCTTAAAAGGGGTGGCCTGCTCATTGTCATCGGCTATGTATTGCAAATCCGGTTTGGCCGATTGTGGGAAGGTTCCATCAACCCTAACTTTGATATTGTCCACGTACTCCAATGTTTAGGGCTCTCCATTATATTGATCATCATTCTTTATTTGATTTCCTATCGGTTCAAAACGTATGTTCTTCAAATTCTGTTAGGTTCTATTACCATTCTACTTTTCTTATCCAGTGCTACATTTGGCCAGTGGGAATATAATTTCTTGCCCGAAGTGATCTCAAATTATTTTACACGGGCAAACGGTTCGGTTTTCACCATAGTACCCTGGTTTGGTTTTGCAACAGCAGGTGCTTGCATTTCCGGATTCTTTCACTACAACCTCAACAAACAGGGGTTTTATAAGAAAGCATTATTGGCTACCCTCGCCATTGCCGCTCTACTTATTTTCCAATCCTACGAATTCATAAGGGATGTTGAAAACCTTACCAATCTCCAATTTTTTAAAAGCGCACTTGGAAAAAGCTACCTTTTTGCCCGGTTGGGTGTGGTTCTGTTGGTTTTTGCAATATTTATGCTCTTGAGAAACTTATTGAACCACAAAATCGTCCTTGATATCGGTCGGCATACCCTGGCCATTTATGTTGTCCACTCCATTATCCTCTACGGCAGTATCACCGGTTATGGATTAAGTAGATATTATTATCACTCCCTCTCCCTATCACAAGCAATTATTGGGGCAGTATGTTTTGTCTTTTTGATAAGTTTTTTGGTTTTGATGGTCTATAAGAGAGTAAAGCAACCTATAAGTTAA
- a CDS encoding PAS domain-containing protein has product MNKANEIQTRGEETENLLKLLDEDENLDGEALARLLTEQKLDKLKLIAENTIDVICLHHPVDGRYLYASPSTEDIMGYTSENLRGKVPYDFVHTDHHSILLKNISSSTKGITSVPDKLELKFRTKHNGYQWFEGYTKPIFDKKDKVVLVLSCTRNIQDRKIAEIEKKEREVIQQNLLLSSVLLEKKKAIIEKIEHKILELEPSKRKELKSVLTYIQETLNLDENWEDFMIHFKKMHPDFYGKILERYPNLSKKDIKHLAFIKLGMTSSEVAKIMIIKKESLRVLRSRLKKKLKLHLSEDLTTFIQNF; this is encoded by the coding sequence GTGAACAAAGCAAATGAAATACAAACCAGGGGGGAAGAAACAGAAAACCTTCTAAAGCTACTTGATGAAGATGAAAATCTTGATGGGGAAGCTCTTGCCAGATTATTAACGGAACAAAAGCTCGATAAACTCAAACTGATCGCTGAAAATACCATTGATGTAATCTGTTTGCACCATCCGGTGGACGGACGTTACCTATACGCGAGCCCTTCTACCGAAGATATCATGGGGTACACTTCTGAAAACCTTAGGGGAAAGGTCCCGTACGATTTTGTCCATACGGATCACCATTCCATACTCCTAAAGAATATTTCGAGCTCCACCAAAGGTATAACCTCCGTTCCCGATAAACTGGAATTAAAATTTAGAACAAAGCACAATGGTTACCAATGGTTTGAGGGATATACCAAACCCATTTTTGACAAAAAGGACAAGGTGGTGTTGGTATTGAGCTGTACCAGGAACATCCAAGACCGAAAAATTGCCGAGATAGAGAAAAAGGAAAGGGAGGTTATTCAGCAGAATCTCTTATTATCTTCTGTACTACTGGAAAAGAAAAAAGCCATCATTGAAAAAATCGAGCATAAAATTTTGGAATTGGAACCCAGTAAGCGAAAGGAACTGAAGAGTGTTTTGACCTATATTCAGGAAACACTGAACTTAGATGAAAACTGGGAAGATTTTATGATTCATTTTAAAAAGATGCATCCTGATTTCTACGGTAAGATTTTGGAGAGGTATCCCAATCTATCAAAAAAGGACATAAAGCATTTGGCCTTTATAAAACTGGGGATGACATCCTCCGAAGTGGCCAAGATCATGATTATTAAAAAAGAAAGTTTAAGGGTATTGAGAAGCCGCTTGAAAAAAAAATTGAAACTCCACCTATCGGAAGACCTTACCACATTCATTCAGAATTTTTGA
- the proB gene encoding glutamate 5-kinase → MYKELVVIKVGTNVMTNKDNRIVRPVLNNLVQQIAELYERDIMTILVSSGSVIAGKEVLGKAKIKDKTQRRQVYSAIGQPRMMRHYYNIFNDYGMKCAQVLPTKRDFNPGVHRDNMINCLEGLLSEGVIPIANEDDAVSVSMSMFSDNDELATLLAQLMRADKLILMTDIDGLYDGHPEKADSKVIDKVEPKEDLDKYIEEGNKQEGEGRGGMGSKLSYAQKAAADNIPSYIVNGKRDNVILDVIDGKNVGTEVSKPE, encoded by the coding sequence ATGTATAAAGAACTAGTGGTCATCAAAGTAGGCACAAATGTGATGACCAACAAAGACAACAGAATAGTAAGACCTGTGCTAAACAATTTGGTACAACAAATTGCAGAACTGTACGAACGCGACATCATGACCATTTTGGTCTCCTCTGGATCGGTAATTGCCGGTAAGGAGGTACTGGGAAAAGCAAAAATCAAGGACAAAACCCAACGTAGGCAAGTGTATTCTGCCATTGGGCAACCCAGAATGATGAGGCATTATTACAACATCTTTAACGATTACGGTATGAAATGTGCCCAGGTACTGCCCACAAAACGTGATTTTAACCCTGGGGTGCACCGCGACAACATGATCAATTGTCTTGAAGGACTACTTTCCGAAGGAGTAATCCCAATAGCCAATGAGGATGATGCCGTTTCCGTATCCATGTCCATGTTTTCGGACAACGATGAACTGGCAACCCTGTTGGCCCAATTAATGAGGGCCGATAAATTGATCCTGATGACGGATATTGACGGCCTGTATGATGGACACCCAGAAAAGGCGGATTCCAAGGTAATCGATAAAGTTGAGCCCAAAGAAGACCTCGATAAATATATTGAAGAGGGCAACAAACAAGAAGGTGAAGGCCGCGGTGGTATGGGTTCAAAATTGAGCTACGCACAAAAAGCTGCTGCCGATAACATTCCATCCTACATTGTTAACGGTAAGCGGGATAACGTAATCCTAGATGTTATAGACGGAAAAAACGTAGGAACTGAAGTTTCAAAACCAGAGTAA